In the genome of Hymenobacter taeanensis, one region contains:
- a CDS encoding xanthine dehydrogenase family protein molybdopterin-binding subunit, whose amino-acid sequence MDNEPAFFETNPKAGSVGQPLDRVDGRAKVTGQAKYSAEYNSLPGLVHAVLKTSDVAKGRIQSIDISAAQKEPGVLAILTHQNIPQLAKTPNSPEGKKAIGAPMGFLPLTSDQVHYAGQPVAVIVADTLERAQHAAALVRVQMAAEKPLASYEDLRAELFDPQKVQDGKTDGHTVRGNPKAAFAAAPVQLTHTYTHAINHHNPMEPGATTAHWEAPDRLTVYESTQGVTRTQKALSTMLGLAAEQVRVVTKYLGGGFGCKGSTWPHTVLTVQAARAVGRPVKLSLTRPQMFTSMGHREDQTQTLKVGATKEGKLLAIIHEKTSTTSPWDNYAEPNSRIINLLYSCPTFEATYQLARANVMTSTFMRAPGEAPGSFAIECSMDDLAYQVGIDPLEIRLLNYADKDYSNNKPWSSKSLKQCYARGAELFGWSKRNPKAGATRDGNLLVGWGMATASYPVHNNQGTARVRLYADGHALVQTGATDLGTGTYTVMTQVAADALWLTPDKVRFELGDTKLPTAPNSGGSVAAGTVSSSIYVAAQDVWQKLIKLAVQDKKSPLFRAKPTDVVVENGRLVLKANKAKGEDYATLMKRNETPDIEGSGHGKYGAGYESGRAAGPADSGHQDDMAGHSMHSFGAHFCEVKVNPELGTVRVTRWVSVHAAGRILNAKTARSQIIGGSIFGIGCALMERTVRDENFARYTNSNLADYHIPVNADIPDMQVEFIEEHDPFINAMGVKGIGEISMVGVAAAVANAVFHATGKRVRSLPITPDKILGATPV is encoded by the coding sequence ATGGATAACGAACCAGCATTCTTTGAAACCAACCCTAAAGCCGGCTCGGTAGGGCAGCCCCTAGACCGCGTAGATGGTCGGGCGAAAGTGACTGGCCAGGCAAAATATTCTGCGGAGTACAACAGCCTGCCTGGCTTGGTACACGCGGTGCTCAAGACCAGTGACGTAGCCAAGGGCCGTATCCAGAGCATTGATATAAGCGCCGCGCAGAAAGAGCCAGGGGTACTGGCTATTCTGACTCATCAGAACATACCTCAGCTTGCCAAAACGCCCAACAGCCCGGAGGGTAAGAAAGCAATTGGAGCGCCAATGGGTTTCCTACCCCTGACCTCCGACCAGGTGCATTATGCCGGGCAACCCGTTGCCGTTATTGTGGCCGATACTTTGGAGCGCGCTCAGCATGCCGCAGCGCTGGTACGAGTACAGATGGCCGCTGAGAAGCCCCTGGCCTCGTATGAAGACCTCCGAGCGGAGCTATTTGACCCGCAGAAAGTGCAGGATGGCAAAACCGATGGGCATACCGTGCGCGGGAACCCTAAGGCGGCTTTTGCTGCCGCTCCCGTGCAGCTCACGCACACCTATACGCACGCCATCAACCACCACAATCCTATGGAGCCTGGCGCTACCACGGCCCACTGGGAAGCCCCTGACCGCCTCACGGTGTACGAGTCTACCCAAGGCGTGACCCGAACGCAGAAGGCCCTGAGCACCATGCTAGGCCTGGCGGCTGAACAGGTGCGGGTGGTTACCAAATACTTGGGGGGCGGGTTTGGCTGCAAAGGCTCTACCTGGCCCCACACGGTGCTTACCGTGCAAGCTGCCCGCGCTGTGGGCCGGCCCGTTAAACTCTCGCTCACGCGCCCACAGATGTTTACCAGCATGGGCCATCGCGAAGACCAAACCCAAACCCTGAAAGTTGGGGCAACCAAGGAGGGCAAGCTACTGGCCATTATTCACGAGAAAACCTCCACCACCTCACCTTGGGACAATTACGCCGAGCCAAACAGCCGCATCATTAATCTGCTGTACAGCTGCCCCACATTTGAGGCTACCTATCAGCTGGCCCGTGCCAACGTGATGACCTCTACGTTTATGCGGGCTCCTGGCGAGGCGCCCGGCTCGTTCGCCATTGAGTGCTCCATGGATGATCTGGCCTATCAGGTGGGTATCGATCCACTGGAAATCCGGCTGTTGAACTACGCCGATAAGGATTACAGCAACAACAAGCCGTGGTCGAGCAAAAGCCTGAAGCAATGCTACGCCCGTGGGGCCGAGCTGTTTGGCTGGAGCAAGCGCAACCCCAAGGCCGGTGCCACCCGCGACGGCAATCTGCTGGTGGGCTGGGGCATGGCTACGGCCAGCTACCCCGTGCACAACAACCAAGGCACGGCGAGGGTGCGCCTCTACGCCGATGGGCACGCCCTGGTGCAAACCGGCGCCACCGATTTGGGTACGGGCACCTACACTGTGATGACTCAGGTAGCCGCTGATGCGCTGTGGCTCACCCCTGATAAGGTGCGGTTCGAGCTCGGCGACACCAAGCTACCCACGGCCCCTAACTCCGGGGGCTCAGTGGCCGCGGGCACCGTATCATCCTCTATCTACGTGGCGGCTCAGGATGTGTGGCAGAAGCTGATAAAGCTGGCCGTTCAGGATAAGAAGTCGCCGCTGTTCCGGGCTAAGCCCACTGATGTAGTAGTGGAAAACGGCCGCCTGGTGCTCAAGGCCAATAAGGCAAAGGGGGAAGACTACGCAACCCTGATGAAACGCAATGAAACCCCCGATATAGAAGGCAGCGGCCACGGCAAGTACGGAGCCGGCTATGAGTCGGGGCGGGCTGCAGGCCCCGCCGACTCCGGCCACCAGGACGACATGGCGGGTCACTCAATGCATTCTTTTGGCGCGCACTTCTGCGAAGTGAAGGTTAACCCTGAGTTGGGCACTGTGCGCGTAACCCGCTGGGTGAGCGTGCACGCAGCCGGCCGTATTCTGAACGCTAAAACGGCGCGGAGCCAAATCATTGGCGGCAGCATATTTGGGATAGGGTGTGCCCTGATGGAGAGAACGGTGCGCGATGAAAACTTTGCGCGTTACACCAACTCCAACCTCGCCGACTACCACATTCCCGTCAATGCCGATATTCCGGATATGCAGGTGGAGTTTATTGAGGAGCATGACCCTTTCATCAACGCTATGGGCGTGAAAGGCATAGGAGAGATTTCTATGGTCGGCGTAGCCGCTGCCGTAGCCAATGCCGTATTCCATGCCACCGGTAAGCGAGTACGGAGCCTGCCTATCACTCCTGATAAAATATTGGGCGCCACGCCGGTATAG